In the Arthrobacter sp. 31Y genome, one interval contains:
- a CDS encoding polysaccharide biosynthesis tyrosine autokinase → MSGNDLLSVVRSHWLGILLITVLMVGGSLGWYALQPKVYSAESSGIVVAAGAENLGMSLAGDSLAKSKAKGYQSVGESILVAESVIKSLGLKESAPDITKAISVSVPLDSVEIRITARSSDPQTAQNVADAWVTALALQVYELDKGNASPGTEPVTKIVPLAKASLPSAPVSPLLTATLGIGLAAGLLIGLGYALARNHLDRRIRGASEIERLFGLAVVGTLPLDKRLSEKSSVLESTTGTHRVPGGHAMAEALRELRTNLDFIDVDNPPRILLITSSLPSEGKSTVTSNLAATIAAAGRDVIVVDADLRRPTVHQVFGVLPDVGVTDVLSGRASIDDVLQEWGPNPHLRILTAGRIPPNPSELLGSRAMEHLLKDLSQRAIVLIDAPPLLPVTDAAVLSRVADGTLVVARARKTTRDTLYRALGNLTRVRGRVLGVILNCVGTKGPGDLNYGYYGAYGSAEDPQDHQPPVPGTTTTSAPRRTLDAYPANTAPDSREASTFLDSVSRWRAPQDGSRGRRSAPPS, encoded by the coding sequence ATGTCAGGTAATGACCTCCTTTCCGTAGTCCGCTCACATTGGCTCGGGATCCTGCTCATCACAGTGTTGATGGTGGGAGGATCTCTGGGGTGGTACGCCCTTCAGCCCAAGGTTTACTCCGCTGAATCAAGCGGCATAGTAGTGGCAGCGGGGGCCGAAAACCTCGGCATGTCCCTCGCGGGAGACAGCCTCGCCAAGTCCAAAGCCAAGGGCTATCAGTCTGTGGGCGAGTCCATCCTGGTAGCTGAAAGCGTCATTAAGTCTTTGGGGCTGAAGGAATCGGCCCCGGACATCACAAAAGCGATCAGCGTCAGTGTCCCCCTCGATTCGGTGGAGATCCGGATCACCGCACGGTCATCTGATCCTCAGACCGCCCAGAATGTGGCCGACGCATGGGTGACTGCACTGGCTCTGCAGGTCTACGAATTGGATAAGGGAAATGCGAGCCCCGGGACAGAACCGGTCACCAAGATTGTGCCATTGGCCAAGGCGAGCCTGCCATCGGCCCCCGTTTCCCCGCTTCTGACGGCAACCCTGGGAATCGGACTGGCCGCGGGCTTGCTCATTGGCCTCGGCTACGCCCTCGCACGAAACCACCTGGACCGCAGGATTCGCGGTGCCAGCGAGATTGAACGCCTCTTCGGCCTGGCAGTCGTCGGCACTTTGCCTCTGGACAAACGGCTCAGCGAAAAGTCGAGCGTTCTTGAAAGTACTACGGGAACTCACCGGGTCCCCGGCGGCCATGCCATGGCAGAAGCACTGAGGGAACTGCGCACCAACTTGGACTTCATTGACGTGGACAACCCTCCCCGAATCCTCCTGATTACCAGCTCTCTCCCGTCCGAAGGCAAGAGCACAGTGACCAGCAATCTGGCTGCGACCATCGCCGCCGCTGGCAGGGACGTCATTGTTGTGGATGCGGACCTTCGCCGACCCACAGTTCATCAGGTTTTCGGTGTCTTGCCGGATGTTGGTGTGACGGACGTCCTCTCGGGCCGGGCTTCCATCGATGACGTACTTCAGGAATGGGGTCCGAATCCTCACCTCCGAATCCTCACCGCGGGTCGCATACCCCCAAACCCGTCCGAGCTCCTTGGTTCACGGGCTATGGAACACCTGCTCAAGGATCTTTCGCAGCGAGCCATTGTCCTCATTGACGCTCCGCCTCTGCTTCCTGTCACGGATGCAGCTGTACTTTCCCGCGTCGCAGACGGCACGCTTGTGGTTGCGAGGGCACGCAAGACGACCCGGGACACCCTGTACCGGGCACTCGGCAACCTCACGCGTGTTCGTGGGCGCGTCCTGGGGGTCATTCTCAACTGCGTAGGCACGAAGGGACCTGGAGATCTCAACTACGGCTATTACGGAGCATACGGGAGCGCCGAAGACCCTCAGGATCACCAACCCCCGGTGCCTGGTACCACCACGACATCAGCTCCGCGCAGGACTTTGGACGCTTACCCAGCGAACACCGCGCCTGACAGTCGTGAGGCTTCAACGTTCCTGGATTCCGTCAGCAGATGGCGTGCTCCACAGGACGGATCCAGGGGCCGGCGTTCGGCCCCGCCCAGCTAG
- a CDS encoding sugar transferase, giving the protein MLEHDGRVKVLLVDLLCITWAVAIAELLRFGLERPSLGIGSVQTPYPLVSVVLDVLWWTALGVLGTREPRIQGYGTEEYRRVTTASLWLFGGIAIFSYVFQLDTARGYVAVALPLGMVSLLIGRWALRKDLILRRKSGQHLRRVLVIGGAPSAAHLVRQLRAHPAAGYQPVAAYLTTSDATEPWPQGLELPVIGKGKELDGILAAVEAAAADSVAISGADVDPPTLRQLGWTLTARDIGMFMAPALTDVAGPRIHMQPLAGLPLIHVTTPNLEGLKALAKRGFDFCASLVLLTILAIPMCVVALLVRLDSSGPAMFRQTRIGRSGEVFSMLKFRSMVIDAEKQLSQLAELNEGNAVLFKMKDDPRVTKIGRFIRRYSIDELPQLFNVLLGDMSLVGPRPPLPVEVETYDDFAHRRLLVKPGLTGPWQVSGRSDLSWDDSIRLDLYYVENWSMFQDMIYLLRTVRAVFAKDGAY; this is encoded by the coding sequence GTGCTTGAGCATGACGGCCGGGTAAAGGTCTTGCTGGTTGATCTGCTTTGCATCACGTGGGCTGTTGCGATCGCCGAGCTGCTTCGCTTCGGTCTTGAGCGTCCCTCTTTGGGCATAGGGTCCGTTCAGACGCCATACCCTCTGGTGAGTGTGGTCCTCGACGTCCTCTGGTGGACAGCCTTGGGCGTCCTGGGGACCAGGGAACCTCGGATCCAGGGCTACGGCACTGAGGAGTACCGGCGGGTGACTACGGCTTCACTCTGGTTGTTCGGAGGAATCGCTATCTTCTCCTACGTATTCCAGCTCGATACAGCCCGAGGCTACGTCGCAGTGGCTCTGCCGTTAGGCATGGTCAGCCTACTCATTGGGCGGTGGGCTTTGCGGAAGGACCTCATCCTCCGGCGGAAGTCCGGCCAGCATCTTCGTCGTGTACTTGTTATTGGAGGGGCCCCGAGTGCAGCCCACCTTGTACGGCAACTCCGCGCTCATCCAGCGGCCGGTTATCAGCCCGTAGCGGCGTACCTGACCACCTCCGATGCTACCGAGCCTTGGCCGCAAGGCCTTGAGCTGCCCGTCATTGGGAAGGGCAAGGAGCTGGACGGCATACTGGCAGCGGTGGAAGCCGCTGCCGCGGACTCCGTGGCCATATCCGGCGCTGACGTCGACCCTCCCACGCTGCGGCAACTGGGGTGGACCCTGACCGCACGTGACATCGGCATGTTTATGGCACCAGCACTGACCGACGTCGCAGGTCCGCGCATTCACATGCAGCCCTTGGCCGGGTTGCCACTGATCCACGTGACCACGCCCAACCTGGAGGGCCTGAAAGCGCTCGCAAAACGCGGATTCGATTTCTGTGCTTCGTTGGTCCTGCTCACTATCCTTGCCATCCCTATGTGCGTTGTTGCACTTTTGGTCAGGCTCGACAGTTCGGGCCCCGCAATGTTCCGTCAGACCCGAATCGGTCGGTCCGGTGAAGTGTTCAGTATGCTGAAGTTTCGATCCATGGTGATCGATGCCGAGAAGCAATTGTCGCAGCTCGCCGAGTTGAATGAGGGCAACGCCGTCCTCTTCAAGATGAAGGATGATCCTCGCGTCACCAAGATAGGCCGGTTCATCCGTCGGTATTCCATTGACGAGCTGCCCCAACTCTTCAATGTCCTCTTGGGCGATATGAGTTTGGTGGGTCCCCGTCCGCCACTTCCCGTGGAAGTGGAAACTTACGATGATTTTGCTCACCGCCGACTCCTGGTCAAACCCGGTCTTACGGGCCCATGGCAGGTGAGCGGGCGCAGCGATCTCTCCTGGGATGATTCAATTCGCTTGGACCTCTATTACGTGGAGAACTGGTCGATGTTTCAAGACATGATCTATCTCCTGCGAACCGTTAGAGCAGTGTTCGCCAAAGACGGCGCCTACTAG
- a CDS encoding FMN reductase produces the protein METRRITVLSAGLGVPSSSRLLADQLVASTERQLRAAGYDAKIDVVELRDLAVDIANNFVTGYAAPRLADVIAGVEDSDAIIAVSPVFSASYSGLFKSFIDVLDPKSLEGKAVLLGATGGTDRHQMVLDYAMRPLFSYLRTRIAATGIFAGPQDWGNTDDGASPLSVRVDRAAGELVQLLSGSQPGRKAPVLESLPFEQLLAGISAGR, from the coding sequence ATGGAAACCCGCCGCATCACCGTACTTTCCGCCGGACTCGGCGTCCCGTCGTCGAGCCGCTTGCTGGCCGACCAGCTGGTCGCCTCCACCGAGCGGCAACTGCGCGCGGCCGGGTACGACGCGAAGATTGACGTCGTCGAACTGCGCGACCTCGCAGTGGACATCGCCAACAACTTCGTCACCGGCTACGCCGCACCACGCCTCGCGGACGTGATTGCCGGCGTCGAGGATTCTGACGCCATCATCGCGGTCAGCCCCGTCTTCAGCGCCTCCTATAGCGGCCTGTTCAAGTCGTTCATCGACGTCCTGGACCCTAAGTCGTTGGAAGGAAAGGCCGTGTTGCTGGGCGCCACAGGCGGCACCGACCGCCACCAGATGGTCCTCGACTACGCCATGCGTCCCCTGTTCAGCTACCTGCGCACCAGGATCGCGGCGACCGGCATCTTCGCTGGGCCGCAGGACTGGGGCAACACCGACGACGGCGCCTCGCCCCTCTCGGTGCGCGTGGACCGGGCCGCGGGTGAACTGGTTCAGCTCTTGAGCGGGTCCCAGCCCGGGCGTAAGGCTCCGGTTCTGGAGTCGCTGCCTTTTGAACAATTGCTTGCCGGAATCTCAGCGGGCAGGTAG
- a CDS encoding PqqD family protein: MNQFWHRAKAVAEVPDDVEERLVVLNLERGSPLVLLGPAAFIWELIDGTRTENDILKELASTYVGADESSMAEHVRNFLAGLSSHGLAQVSDSPR; the protein is encoded by the coding sequence GTGAACCAGTTCTGGCACCGGGCAAAAGCTGTGGCCGAAGTCCCGGATGACGTCGAAGAGCGCCTGGTGGTCTTGAACTTGGAACGAGGCTCCCCTCTCGTCCTTTTGGGGCCTGCGGCCTTTATCTGGGAACTCATTGATGGAACACGCACTGAAAACGACATTCTCAAAGAGTTGGCCAGCACCTACGTGGGAGCAGACGAATCTTCCATGGCGGAGCACGTCAGAAACTTCCTGGCAGGACTTTCCTCCCATGGCCTCGCTCAGGTCAGCGACAGTCCCCGTTAA
- a CDS encoding glycosyltransferase family 4 protein: MTVPTPPTSAGSMEAMLVHPFGNENVRQTLTALSEHRQLSAFVTSIGWTDSEALSWLRPARSLVERRLFPMIGDHQLHVTPASELVRNLLLRAQPAALRRLGSASGPLSAHWVAEQVENKAIKALGRLRQPTAIYGYSTFASRVFRVAREHDMETILEVPHVHWAATRSWAQQLESLAPEWAITARQDLTRSQVHAMEDLEIALATRLISPSAQVTESLRAAGVDSHIAEIPYGCPDVQPGQSPLKWDGNGPLKVLFVGRIVGMKGIADVVSAAKALPSAVNVTAIGQLPGETFPALEDMLGTVDYRGTMPRSEILLEMRKHHVLLLPSLVEGRSLAALEGLSQGLPAIVTLGSGVDDLVAQGAGAIVDRFAPGQIVAELQHFLDDPGLVEQRSAKALEIARASGWGPFREGIAQFLQEIGSGVRGQ, encoded by the coding sequence ATGACGGTTCCGACGCCACCTACATCCGCGGGCTCCATGGAAGCGATGCTTGTGCACCCCTTCGGGAACGAGAACGTCCGTCAGACCCTGACCGCGCTGAGCGAACACCGCCAACTGTCTGCCTTTGTCACCTCAATCGGCTGGACAGATTCGGAGGCATTGTCCTGGCTCCGGCCCGCAAGGTCACTGGTTGAACGCCGGCTGTTTCCCATGATCGGAGACCATCAGCTGCACGTCACGCCCGCGAGTGAGCTCGTCCGCAATCTTCTCCTGCGTGCGCAGCCGGCAGCATTGAGGCGGCTTGGCTCCGCATCCGGTCCCCTGTCCGCGCACTGGGTCGCCGAGCAAGTAGAGAACAAGGCGATCAAGGCCCTCGGCCGGTTGCGTCAGCCGACCGCAATCTACGGATACTCAACCTTCGCTTCCAGAGTGTTCAGGGTGGCCAGGGAACACGACATGGAAACCATTCTGGAAGTTCCTCACGTTCACTGGGCAGCCACCAGGAGCTGGGCCCAGCAGCTCGAAAGCCTCGCCCCGGAATGGGCAATCACGGCGCGCCAGGACTTAACCCGAAGCCAGGTCCATGCCATGGAAGACCTCGAGATCGCGTTGGCAACGCGGTTGATCTCACCGTCAGCCCAAGTTACTGAGAGCCTCCGTGCGGCTGGCGTGGATAGCCACATCGCAGAGATTCCCTATGGCTGTCCCGACGTCCAACCGGGGCAGTCCCCCCTGAAATGGGATGGGAACGGCCCGCTAAAGGTGTTGTTCGTAGGCCGCATCGTAGGCATGAAGGGGATTGCTGATGTGGTGTCCGCGGCCAAGGCCTTGCCTTCCGCCGTGAACGTTACTGCCATTGGCCAACTGCCTGGCGAGACTTTCCCCGCCCTCGAGGACATGCTCGGAACGGTGGATTACCGCGGCACGATGCCGCGGAGCGAAATTCTCCTGGAAATGCGCAAGCACCACGTGCTGTTACTACCCAGCCTTGTTGAAGGCCGTTCCCTCGCGGCCCTGGAAGGACTGAGCCAGGGCCTGCCCGCGATAGTCACCCTCGGAAGCGGCGTCGACGATCTTGTGGCTCAGGGTGCTGGTGCGATAGTGGATCGCTTTGCGCCCGGGCAAATTGTTGCCGAACTCCAACATTTCCTGGATGACCCTGGGCTGGTTGAACAACGGAGCGCCAAAGCGTTGGAGATCGCCAGAGCATCGGGCTGGGGCCCATTCCGTGAGGGCATCGCCCAGTTCCTGCAAGAAATTGGAAGTGGTGTACGTGGCCAATAG
- a CDS encoding glycosyltransferase: MAGIGRHSLKIVQVVTLVSPDGAYGGPVRVAQNQSTELAKLGHQVQIFAGARGDVDPSYFGPAVRTQLFRALQVIPGTGFAGLCAPAMLPSLWRVLKDADVVHLHLARDLVMLPAALLCLIRGTPFVVQTHGMIDESEKKLAKILDRLLTLRVLRASQRCFWLTPEEQTSLGVLMSAGHRTLERLVNGVPLADVEVCGGTVVKQTTPFEFLYLARLHRRKRPAVLVEAAAMLAKTIDRPIEVAFVGPDEGEESTVRQQIQATGTSEWIRVEGPLEPGSTLERMRKAAVYVLPSIDEPFPMSVLEAMSVGVPVIVTDSCGLAPFIADAGAGLVCDSSVEGLSAALRRFVDEPGLRASSSTAALRLAREQFSMEVVSNQLEDVYQSLSGYTVGRLNTSRKHVAGEPGGSS, translated from the coding sequence GTGGCAGGAATCGGTAGGCATTCACTGAAAATCGTCCAGGTAGTAACCCTGGTCAGTCCGGACGGGGCCTACGGCGGGCCCGTCCGGGTTGCGCAAAACCAGTCCACAGAACTTGCAAAGCTTGGACACCAGGTTCAGATATTCGCTGGTGCACGCGGGGATGTGGACCCGTCATACTTTGGCCCAGCTGTGCGTACCCAACTTTTCAGGGCCCTCCAAGTCATCCCGGGTACCGGGTTCGCCGGGCTCTGCGCTCCAGCTATGCTGCCGTCTCTATGGCGGGTGCTCAAGGATGCAGATGTTGTCCACCTGCACCTTGCCCGCGACCTGGTGATGCTTCCGGCGGCACTCCTTTGCCTGATCCGAGGCACACCCTTTGTGGTCCAAACTCACGGGATGATCGACGAATCCGAGAAGAAGCTGGCCAAGATCCTGGACAGGCTGCTGACCCTTCGGGTGCTGCGCGCCAGTCAACGCTGCTTTTGGCTGACGCCCGAGGAACAGACATCCCTTGGAGTTCTTATGAGTGCTGGTCACCGAACCCTCGAACGGCTCGTCAACGGAGTGCCACTGGCCGACGTCGAAGTTTGTGGGGGCACAGTGGTTAAGCAGACGACGCCCTTCGAGTTCCTATACCTGGCACGGTTGCACAGACGAAAACGGCCCGCTGTGCTTGTCGAAGCCGCCGCCATGCTGGCCAAGACAATTGACAGGCCCATCGAAGTGGCCTTCGTCGGGCCGGACGAAGGCGAAGAGTCTACGGTGCGTCAGCAAATTCAGGCGACAGGGACCTCGGAGTGGATCCGGGTTGAAGGGCCGCTGGAGCCTGGCAGCACTCTTGAGCGGATGCGAAAAGCAGCTGTATACGTGTTGCCTTCAATTGATGAACCGTTCCCCATGAGCGTCCTTGAAGCAATGTCGGTGGGCGTCCCGGTCATCGTGACCGACAGTTGCGGGCTTGCCCCCTTCATTGCAGACGCGGGAGCCGGACTCGTCTGCGACTCAAGTGTGGAGGGCCTTTCCGCGGCACTACGCCGTTTTGTCGACGAACCCGGTCTCAGAGCCTCCTCGTCGACGGCAGCACTCCGTCTGGCAAGGGAACAGTTCTCCATGGAGGTGGTCTCAAATCAGCTTGAGGACGTCTACCAAAGCCTGTCCGGCTACACCGTGGGGCGTCTGAATACCTCCCGGAAGCATGTGGCCGGGGAACCTGGAGGCTCCTCATAG
- the dnaB gene encoding replicative DNA helicase, translated as MSVTHLDSIEGSRASDSSRKPPQDIPAEQSVLGGMMLSKDAIADVVEIVRGHDFYRPAHETIYESIIDLYGRGEPADAVTVSDELTKRGEINRIGGPAYLHELIQTVPTAANAGYYAEIVAERAVLRRLVNAGTKIVQMGYGQDGEVEDLVNQAQAEVYAVAEKRTAEDYVALKDVMESTVDEIEASGHRGEGMTGVPTGFYELDELTHGLHPGQMIVIAARPAVGKSTFALDFARSAAIKNNLATVMFSLEMGRNEIAMRLLSAEATIGLQDLRKGTIKDEQWSKIATTMGRMNDAPLFIDDSPNMSLMEIRAKCRRLKQQHDLKLVILDYLQLMSSGKKVESRQQEVSEFSRALKLLAKELQVPVIALSQLNRGSEQRQDKRPMVSDLRESGSIEQDADMVILLHREDVYDKESPRAGEADILIAKHRNGPTKDIVVAFQGHYSRFANMAGETGAGGGGF; from the coding sequence TTGTCAGTTACGCACTTGGACTCAATCGAGGGCTCACGCGCTTCGGACTCGAGCCGGAAACCTCCCCAGGACATCCCCGCTGAACAGTCGGTGCTGGGTGGCATGATGCTCTCCAAGGACGCCATCGCCGACGTCGTTGAGATTGTTCGTGGACACGACTTCTACCGTCCAGCTCACGAGACCATCTATGAGTCCATCATTGACCTCTACGGCCGTGGCGAACCCGCCGACGCCGTTACCGTCTCGGATGAACTGACCAAGCGCGGTGAGATCAACAGGATCGGTGGGCCCGCATACCTCCACGAACTCATCCAGACAGTTCCCACCGCTGCCAATGCCGGCTACTACGCCGAGATCGTCGCGGAACGCGCGGTGCTGCGCCGTCTTGTTAACGCCGGGACCAAAATCGTCCAGATGGGCTACGGCCAGGATGGCGAAGTGGAAGACCTCGTCAACCAGGCCCAGGCCGAGGTTTACGCGGTGGCTGAAAAGCGTACAGCGGAGGACTACGTGGCGTTGAAGGACGTCATGGAGTCCACTGTGGACGAGATCGAAGCCTCGGGTCACCGCGGCGAAGGCATGACGGGTGTTCCCACGGGATTCTATGAACTCGACGAACTGACCCACGGTCTCCACCCCGGCCAGATGATTGTTATCGCGGCCCGTCCGGCCGTGGGTAAGTCCACGTTCGCCTTGGACTTCGCCCGTTCCGCGGCCATCAAGAACAACTTGGCTACTGTCATGTTCTCCTTGGAAATGGGCCGGAACGAGATCGCCATGCGTCTTCTCTCCGCCGAAGCCACCATAGGCCTGCAGGATCTCCGCAAGGGCACCATCAAGGACGAACAATGGTCCAAGATCGCCACCACCATGGGCCGCATGAATGATGCTCCGCTGTTCATTGATGACAGCCCCAACATGTCCCTCATGGAAATCCGCGCCAAGTGCCGGCGCCTGAAGCAGCAGCACGACCTCAAGCTCGTGATCCTCGACTACCTCCAGCTCATGAGCTCCGGTAAAAAAGTTGAGTCCCGCCAGCAGGAAGTTTCCGAGTTCTCCCGTGCCCTCAAGCTGCTTGCCAAGGAGCTGCAGGTTCCCGTCATCGCGCTATCGCAGCTGAACCGTGGTTCCGAACAGCGCCAAGACAAGCGCCCCATGGTGTCCGACCTCCGTGAATCAGGTTCAATCGAGCAGGATGCCGATATGGTGATCCTGCTCCACCGTGAGGATGTTTACGACAAAGAATCGCCCCGCGCCGGCGAGGCAGACATCCTCATCGCCAAGCACCGTAACGGTCCCACCAAGGACATTGTGGTTGCCTTCCAAGGCCACTACTCACGCTTCGCCAACATGGCCGGCGAAACGGGGGCTGGCGGCGGCGGGTTCTAG
- a CDS encoding glycosyltransferase family 4 protein produces the protein MVAHVFYPSVGGVEITSDILARGFMRQGAEVTVITNTPETHQTRAFPYEVFRRPSPLRLLALVNRADVVFHNNPAISLWWPLALIPKPWMVTLRMWVTLPGEKLSRFQRAKYAAKYRIIQRADVIVANSKALADHVEGDVEVIPNSYRDEFFSVLDGEERAPSGIVYLGRLSEDKGVDLLIQAAADLKDDFDGVSLTIVGDGTEREHLKSLAGISSLADSVKFVGSQGPEQANLILNRNSIVVIPSRMPEPFGTVALEAAAAGCVVVYANHGGLPDAAGPQAVGFTPLDATSLHGRLRELLSSPEDVAERRREAVAHAHKHKENVMVDRYYAAIERTLKEAGRGRNR, from the coding sequence TTGGTCGCTCACGTCTTCTATCCGAGCGTCGGCGGAGTGGAGATAACTTCCGACATTCTTGCGCGTGGATTCATGAGGCAGGGTGCTGAAGTAACAGTCATCACCAACACACCTGAGACCCACCAGACCCGCGCATTTCCGTACGAAGTTTTCAGGCGGCCCTCCCCGCTTCGCCTGTTGGCGCTGGTGAACAGGGCCGACGTCGTTTTTCATAACAACCCGGCCATCTCACTGTGGTGGCCTCTTGCGCTGATCCCCAAGCCATGGATGGTCACCCTCAGGATGTGGGTGACCCTGCCCGGGGAGAAACTCTCCCGCTTCCAGCGCGCTAAGTATGCCGCTAAGTACCGGATAATCCAGCGGGCGGATGTCATCGTGGCCAACAGCAAGGCGCTGGCGGATCATGTTGAAGGCGATGTTGAAGTCATTCCGAACAGCTATCGAGATGAATTCTTCTCAGTTCTCGACGGCGAAGAACGTGCCCCCTCGGGGATCGTCTATCTGGGCCGTCTCAGCGAGGACAAGGGCGTGGACCTCCTGATCCAGGCAGCAGCAGATCTCAAAGACGATTTCGACGGCGTTTCACTCACCATTGTGGGTGATGGGACGGAACGTGAACACCTCAAGAGCCTCGCAGGCATAAGTTCTTTGGCCGATTCAGTGAAATTCGTGGGCTCCCAAGGTCCGGAGCAGGCCAACCTGATTCTTAACCGGAATTCCATCGTGGTTATACCGAGCCGGATGCCGGAGCCGTTCGGGACCGTGGCGCTGGAGGCGGCCGCCGCAGGGTGCGTTGTGGTCTATGCAAATCATGGCGGGCTTCCTGACGCGGCCGGCCCGCAGGCAGTGGGCTTCACGCCCCTGGATGCGACGTCGTTGCACGGCCGCCTTCGTGAACTGCTCAGCAGTCCTGAGGACGTTGCTGAGCGGCGGCGGGAAGCCGTAGCCCACGCTCATAAGCACAAAGAGAACGTCATGGTGGACCGCTACTACGCGGCGATCGAGCGCACGCTAAAGGAGGCCGGTCGTGGCAGGAATCGGTAG
- a CDS encoding lipopolysaccharide biosynthesis protein: MLRRNSTDPAQEESHGSRIFYSVAGSAITPLMSLATAPILAQCLGVAGRGELAAGMAPMLFAVAIGALGVPEALTFYVARRARGARRAVRRAFGILTILGAIAGAFVALSAPVLAGGNAEVEQLIKMTALLTIPTFWASIPNSVLAGTHAWKRSALMDFALSILRLVLLSVLAISGHLVPLTATVVMLGLPLLKGLLTLPYLIEYRRGTTNVTAKRVRLFNYGSRLWVGSLAGVVLLRLDQLLMIPLAGPVQLGLYAVAVSLGEVPAALAGAVRNVVFSSDAGSSHDREDMRRLQQTARLTSAAAGLASIGIGVLLPWAIPMFFGTSFGSAIAVTWVILAGVTLGTPGSVAGAGLSARGRPGLRSWGMVIGAIANMAVLFMTVPTLGAMGAALSTLVGNIVAGTMNTVWLRTHFGMGLRGFYGLRSQDIQLVLKTLARTTGKKKVHAFSN; the protein is encoded by the coding sequence ATGCTCCGCCGGAACAGTACGGACCCTGCTCAAGAGGAAAGCCATGGAAGCCGTATTTTCTATTCTGTAGCCGGCTCAGCAATTACCCCCCTGATGTCCCTTGCCACTGCCCCAATTCTGGCCCAATGTCTTGGTGTTGCCGGCAGAGGGGAGCTCGCCGCCGGAATGGCTCCCATGCTGTTCGCTGTGGCTATTGGAGCACTAGGCGTCCCTGAGGCACTGACGTTTTATGTTGCAAGGCGGGCAAGGGGCGCCCGCAGAGCAGTACGGCGAGCGTTTGGCATCTTGACGATTCTTGGTGCCATCGCAGGGGCGTTCGTAGCACTGAGTGCCCCGGTCCTCGCTGGTGGCAACGCCGAGGTCGAGCAGCTCATCAAAATGACAGCGCTTCTGACTATCCCCACATTCTGGGCCTCCATTCCTAACAGCGTCCTTGCCGGTACACATGCTTGGAAGCGGTCCGCTCTGATGGATTTCGCTCTATCGATACTCCGGCTGGTTCTCTTATCCGTGCTAGCCATATCGGGTCACCTCGTCCCCTTGACAGCAACGGTGGTCATGCTTGGACTTCCCTTACTTAAGGGTCTCCTGACTTTGCCGTACCTCATCGAATACCGGCGGGGAACCACAAACGTCACCGCGAAAAGAGTCCGCCTTTTCAACTACGGGAGCCGGCTATGGGTCGGCTCGCTGGCGGGCGTCGTGCTGCTGCGACTCGATCAACTGTTGATGATTCCGCTGGCAGGCCCAGTGCAGTTGGGACTCTATGCCGTTGCGGTCAGTTTGGGCGAGGTTCCAGCTGCCCTTGCCGGGGCCGTGCGCAACGTCGTATTTTCCTCGGACGCTGGAAGCTCCCACGATCGCGAGGATATGCGCCGTCTTCAACAGACCGCGCGTCTGACGTCGGCGGCGGCGGGCTTGGCCAGTATCGGGATTGGTGTGCTCCTGCCGTGGGCAATTCCGATGTTTTTCGGAACATCTTTTGGTAGCGCGATCGCTGTCACCTGGGTGATCCTCGCGGGAGTCACCCTGGGGACCCCTGGCTCGGTAGCCGGCGCTGGGTTGAGTGCCCGCGGACGCCCGGGCCTCCGGAGCTGGGGAATGGTGATCGGAGCTATCGCCAACATGGCAGTCCTCTTCATGACTGTGCCCACGCTGGGTGCCATGGGAGCAGCCCTATCCACTCTGGTGGGAAACATCGTTGCGGGGACCATGAACACCGTCTGGCTCCGCACACACTTTGGGATGGGCCTTCGAGGCTTCTACGGGCTTAGATCCCAGGACATTCAGCTCGTCCTGAAAACGCTGGCAAGAACAACAGGAAAGAAGAAAGTACATGCCTTTTCAAACTAG
- a CDS encoding TFIIB-type zinc ribbon-containing protein: protein MDSIDLVMSERSGVEIDYCPQCRGVWLDRGELDKIIDRVAAETIPAPARPVAAPPQPPIAPPPIYNPFESRPQQPRYDDRDRRDYDRRDNDRRDGYNRDQYGRKRKKKEGFLGDLFDF, encoded by the coding sequence GTGGATTCCATTGACCTGGTGATGAGCGAACGAAGCGGTGTGGAGATTGACTACTGCCCGCAGTGCAGGGGTGTGTGGCTGGATCGCGGGGAGCTGGACAAGATCATCGACCGGGTCGCGGCGGAAACCATTCCCGCCCCCGCCCGGCCTGTCGCCGCACCACCCCAGCCGCCGATCGCGCCGCCGCCCATTTACAACCCCTTCGAGTCACGGCCTCAGCAGCCGCGGTACGACGATAGGGACAGGCGCGATTACGATCGCCGGGACAACGATCGCCGTGATGGCTACAACCGCGATCAGTACGGCCGCAAGCGCAAGAAGAAGGAGGGCTTCCTGGGAGACTTGTTCGACTTCTAG